A single genomic interval of Dioscorea cayenensis subsp. rotundata cultivar TDr96_F1 unplaced genomic scaffold, TDr96_F1_v2_PseudoChromosome.rev07_lg8_w22 25.fasta BLBR01002015.1, whole genome shotgun sequence harbors:
- the LOC120257323 gene encoding rhodanese-like domain-containing protein 11, chloroplastic — MAAARKRWEALIRDQKVKVLTPKEAGYAIKLSNKTLLDVRPSTEHNKAWVKGSVWIPIFDVDDSSDLGTTSKKITNFVMGGWWSGSRMLAYDKNFVSNVEEKFSNDTDLILVCQKGLRSLAACEQLYNAGYRNLFWVQGGLEAAEEEDFQREGPQPFKLAGIGGMSEFLGWTDQQRTFGINQGLGYRLVFTGRLLGLIILADALFFGSKQFGPWLQQLQSH, encoded by the exons ATGGCTGCTGCCAGGAAGAGATGGGAAGCACTG ATAAGAGATCAAAAGGTTAAAGTTCTAACACCAAAAGAAGCTGGTTATGCTATCAAGCTTTCGAACAAAACCCTCCTTGATGTTCGGCCATCGACTGAGCATAATAAG GCATGGGTTAAAGGTTCTGTTTGGATACCAATCTTTGATGTGGACGACTCTTCTGACTTGGGAACAACTTCGAAAAAGATCACGAACTTTGTAATGG GAGGTTGGTGGAGTGGGAGTCGTATGTTGGCATATGATAA GAATTTTGTGTCAAATGTTGAGGAGAAGTTCTCAAATGATACTGATCTTATTCTAGTTTGCCAGAAGGGGTTAAG ATCGCTTGCTGCCTGCGAACAACTTTATAATGCCGGTTATAGAAACCTATTCTGGGTGCAGGGAGGTTTAGAAGCTGCTGAAGAAGAG GATTTTCAGCGTGAAGGTCCTCAGCCTTTCAAGCTTGCTGGAATCGGTGGAATGTCTGAATTTCTCGG TTGGACTGATCAACAGCGTACTTTTGGCATTAACCAAGGATTGGGTTATCGTTTAGTCTTCACCGGCCGTTtg CTTGGACTTATTATACTCGCGGATGCTTTGTTTTTCGGATCTAAGCAATTCGGTCCTTGGCTTCAACAACTGCAATCTCACTAA